One Setaria italica strain Yugu1 chromosome II, Setaria_italica_v2.0, whole genome shotgun sequence DNA segment encodes these proteins:
- the LOC105913695 gene encoding disease resistance protein RGA2, translating into MDILLSAVLGELTTRSINFFIKKSLKPKALDVEDRLHMILLRAQVIIDEAMGRQITNQYVLQMLDMLRDAMYRGCYTLDTFRYQVHNEEEAKGQVLSHSFSLSKVNSLQGLCSSSINPHILKNLNKSLDDLSSMILGMKELVMFLASYPRLYRQPYSMLLVLGNCMFGRQMETEFVINFLLHKRHHDSKELDILPIIGPGRVGKTTLVAHVCEDERIRDHFSEILFLRDHDFTAVDLATVRERYAMEYKNRVSNSNKDGRLLVVVELVGDLNEDAWNRLYSTYTRDVPSGTKIIITSRSDKIIKFGTTRELSMKYLSHEAYWYFFKTLMFGSTDPKMHPRLACQAMEMAKMSKRCFIAANMFACLLRDNFDIEMWCKVLAFTRGQNNKNILNFGGHPFDLVNQKRPAYLARMVITPPQYVVLHCENEYSKQEELPNIKFQDVLYGSIKVHGKFEMLGWRSRIPPYHSFVGICEFDQEVKITSAKRKRSV; encoded by the coding sequence ATGGACATTCTCCTTTCTGCAGTTCTGGGCGAGCTGACAACTAGATCAATAAACTTCTTCATCAAAAAAAGCCTCAAGCCCAAGGCACTGGACGTGGAGGATCGCCTCCATATGATCCTACTCCGGGCACAGGTCATCATTGATGAGGCCATGGGACGTCAGATCACAAACCAATATGTTCTCCAGATGCTGGATATGCTCAGAGACGCCATGTACCGAGGCTGTTACACCCTCGACACCTTCAGATATCAAGTTCACAACGAAGAGGAGGCTAAAGGTCAGGTTTTGAGTCACTCCTTTTCTCTATCCAAAGTAAATTCTCTACAAGGTTTATGTTCGTCCAGTATAAACCCACATATTTTGAAAAACCTAAACAAGTCTCTTGATGATTTAAGCTCCATGATTCTTGGTATGAAAGAGCTAGTCATGTTCTTGGCAAGCTATCCTCGCCTGTACCGCCAACCTTATAGCATGCTTCTCGTTCTGGGCAACTGCATGTTTGGCCGTCAGATGGAAACTGAATTTGTCATAAACTTCCTCTTGCACAAACGACATCATGATTCTAAAGAACTGGACATCCTGCCGATCATTGGTCCCGGTAGAGTCGGCAAGACCACCCTTGTTGCTCATGTTTGCGAGGATGAAAGAATCCGTGATCATTTCTCAGAAATCTTGTTCTTGCGGGACCATGATTTCACAGCTGTTGACCTCGCTACAGTTAGAGAAAGATACGCAATGGAATATAAAAATCGTGTGTCAAACTCAAACAAAGATGGAAGATTGCTAGTTGTTGTTGAGTTAGTTGGCGATCTCAATGAAGATGCATGGAATAGGTTGTATTCTACTTATACACGGGATGTGCCAAGTGGCACTAAAATCATAATCACAAGCCGGTCTGACAAGATTATCAAGTTTGGAACAACACGGGAACTAAGTATGAAATATCTATCGCATGAAGCGTACTGGTATTTCTTCAAGACGCTCATGTTTGGAAGCACAGATCCGAAGATGCACCCGAGGCTTGCATGCCAGGCCATGGAGATGGCCAAGATGTCAAAAAGATGCTTCATTGCTGCGAACATGTTTGCTTGTTTGTTGAGGGACAACTTTGACATCGAGATGTGGTGCAAGGTTCTAGCATTTACAAGAGGGCAAAACAACAAGAATATCTTGAACTTTGGTGGGCATCCATTTGATCTTGTAAACCAGAAAAGGCCAGCATATCTTGCGAGAATGGTTATTACACCTCCTCAATATGTTGTGCTTCATTGTGAGAATGAATACTCTAAACAAGAGGAGCTACCAAATATAAAATTCCAAGATGTCTTGTATGGAAGCATTAAGGTTCATGGGAAATTCGAGATGCTAGGATGGAGGTCTAGGATACCGCCCTACCATAGTTTTGTGGGTATTTGTGAGTTTGATCAAGAGGTAAAAATTACCTCGGCCAAGAGGAAGCGTTCTGTATAA
- the LOC105913674 gene encoding putative disease resistance protein RGA3, with amino-acid sequence MDILLSAVLGELTNRSINFFIKKSFKPKALDVEDRLHMILLRAQVIIDEAMGRQITNQSVLQQLDMLRDAMYRGCYTLDTFRYQVHREEEAKGQVLSHSLSLSKVNSLQGLCSSSRNPQILLQLNKSLDDLSSMILGMEELVMFLASYPRLYRQPYSMHLVLGNCMFGRQMETEFVINFLLHKRHHDSKELDILPIIGPGRVGKTTLVAHVCEDERIRDHFSEILFLRDHDFTAVDLATVRERCAMEYKNRVSNSNKDGRLLVVVELVGDLNEDAWNRLYSAYTQDVPSGSKIIVTSRSDNIIKFGTTRALSLNYLSHEAYWYFFKTLTFGSTNPKMHPRLGCLAMETARMLKGCFIGANVYACLLRDNFDIKMWCKVLAFLRGQINKNISNFGGHPVDLVNQKRPAYLGRMVTPFQYVVLHCENEYSRQEELPKIKVHDVVYGSLKVHGKFEMLEWRSRIPPYHSFVGTCEIQEVKTTSAKRKRSV; translated from the coding sequence ATGGACATTCTCCTTTCTGCAGTTCTGGGCGAGCTGACAAATAGATCAATAAATTTCTTCATCAAAAAAAGCTTCAAGCCCAAGGCACTGGACGTGGAGGATCGCCTCCATATGATCCTACTCCGGGCACAGGTCATCATTGATGAGGCCATGGGACGCCAGATCACAAACCAATCTGTTCTCCAGCAGCTGGATATGCTCAGAGACGCCATGTACCGAGGCTGTTACACCCTCGACACCTTCAGATACCAAGTGCACCGCGAAGAGGAGGCTAAAGGTCAGGTTTTGAGTCACTCTTTGTCTCTTTCCAAAGTAAATTCTCTACAAGGTTTGTGTTCGTCCAGTAGAAACCCGCAGATTTTGTTACAGCTAAACAAGTCTCTTGATGATTTAAGCTCCATGATTCTTGGTATGGAAGAGCTAGTCATGTTCTTGGCAAGCTATCCTCGCCTGTACCGCCAACCTTATAGCATGCATCTCGTTCTGGGCAACTGCATGTTTGGCCGTCAGATGGAAACTGAATTTGTCATAAACTTCCTCTTGCACAAACGACATCATGATTCTAAAGAACTGGACATCCTGCCGATCATTGGTCCCGGTAGAGTCGGCAAGACCACCCTTGTTGCTCATGTTTGCGAGGATGAAAGAATCCGTGATCATTTCTCAGAAATCTTGTTCTTGCGGGACCATGATTTCACAGCTGTTGACCTCGCTACAGTTAGAGAAAGATGCGCAATGGAATATAAAAATCGTGTGTCAAACTCAAACAAAGATGGAAGATTGCTAGTTGTTGTTGAGTTAGTTGGCGATCTCAATGAAGATGCATGGAATAGGTTGTATTCTGCTTATACACAGGATGTGCCAAGCGGTAGTAAAATCATAGTCACAAGCCGGTCCGACAATATTATCAAGTTTGGAACAACACGGGCACTAAGTCTGAATTATCTATCCCATGAAGCGTACTGGTATTTCTTCAAGACGCTCACGTTTGGAAGCACAAATCCCAAGATGCACCCAAGGCTTGGATGCCTGGCCATGGAGACAGCCAGGATGTTAAAAGGATGCTTCATTGGTGCGAACGTCTATGCTTGTTTGTTGAGGGACAATTTTGACATCAAGATGTGGTGCAAGGTTCTGGCCTTCTTGAGAGGGCAAATCAACAAGAATATCTCCAACTTTGGTGGGCATCCAGTTGATCTTGTAAACCAGAAAAGACCTGCATATCTTGGGAGAATGGTTACACCTTTTCAATATGTTGTACTTCATTGTGAGAATGAATACTCTAGACAAGAGGAGCTACCAAAGATAAAAGTCCATGATGTCGTGTATGGAAGCCTGAAGGTTCACGGGAAATTCGAGATGCTAGAATGGAGGTCTAGGATACCGCCCTACCATAGTTTTGTGGGTACTTGTGAGATTCAAGAGGTAAAAACTACCTCTGCCAAGAGGAAGCGTTCTGTATAA
- the LOC101773324 gene encoding putative disease resistance protein RGA3 — protein sequence METLVSAVLGELAIRSINFFIRSTFKPTSPDVEDPLRRILLRAQVIVDEAMERQITNQTVLQQLHMLRDAMHRGYYILDTFRYKSHNNEEAKGQVLSHSLSLSKVNFLQGMCLPRKNTPILEQLQKSFDDLSSMILDAQELVVFLTSYPRLYRQPYSMHLLLGNCMFGRQMESELVINFLLRTRSYGSKELEVLPIVGPGLVGKSTLVAHVCEDERVRDHFSEILFLHGHDFTGDDLSALREGHAMEYQNRVNLNRDRRLLVVVELVGDLNKDAWNRLYSAMQHVPSGSKVIVTSRSDKITKFGTTQALRMKYVSCEAYWYFFKTLTFGSTDPETHPRFAHLAMEIAEMLNGCFIGANMTSCMLRDNFDIRFWCKVLAFLRGLMQKHVSRFGGHPLEVINQNRPAHLWRMAAPSEDLVLYHLHQHPSQEEVPEIKILDVLYGSVKPRGKFDVLVWRSRIPPYYSYSNTCEIRELKVTGAKRKRSKKSRVMVC from the coding sequence ATGGAAACTCTCGTCTCTGCAGTTCTGGGAGAACTGGCAATTCGATCCATTAATTTCTTCATCAGAAGTACCTTCAAGCCAACATCACCGGACGTGGAGGATCCCCTGCGCAGGATCCTTCTCCGGGCACAGGTCATCGTCGATGAGGCCATGGAACGGCAGATCACTAACCAAACTGTGCTCCAGCAGCTGCACATGCTTAGAGACGCCATGCACCGAGGGTATTATATTCTCGACACCTTCAGATACAAATCTCACAACAATGAGGAGGCCAAAGGTCAGGTCTTGAGTCACTCTTTATCTCTGTCAAAAGTAAATTTTCTACAAGGTATGTGTTTACCCCGTAAAAATACACCGATTTTGGAACAGCTTCAAAAGTCGTTTGATGATTTAAGCTCCATGATCCTTGATGCGCAAGAGTTAGTCGTGTTCTTGACAAGCTATCCTCGCCTGTACCGCCAACCTTATAGCATGCATCTCCTGCTGGGCAACTGCATGTTTGGCCGCCAGATGGAGTCAGAACTTGTCATCAACTTCCTCTTGCGCACACGATCTTATGGTTCTAAAGAATTGGAGGTCCTGCCAATTGTTGGTCCTGGTTTAGTGGGCAAGAGCACCCTTGTTGCTCATGTTTGCGAGGATGAAAGAGTCCGTGATCACTTCTCAGAAATCTTGTTCTTACACGGCCATGATTTTACAGGTGATGATCTCTCTGCGTTAAGAGAAGGACATGCAATGGAATATCAAAACCGTGTAAACTTGAACAGAGATAGAAGATTACTGGTTGTTGTTGAGTTAGTTGGTGACCTCAACAAAGATGCCTGGAATAGATTGTACTCTGCTATGCAGCATGTGCCAAGCGGTAGTAAAGTCATAGTCACAAGCCGGTCCGACAAGATTACGAAGTTTGGAACAACACAGGCACTAAGGATGAAGTATGTGTCATGTGAAGCATACTGGTATTTCTTCAAGACCCTCACATTTGGAAGCACAGATCCCGAGACGCACCCGAGGTTTGCACACCTGGCCATGGAGATAGCCGAGATGTTGAACGGATGCTTCATCGGTGCAAACATGACCTCTTGTATGCTGAGGGACAACTTTGACATCCGCTTTTGGTGTAAGGTTCTGGCATTCTTGAGAGGGCTCATGCAGAAGCATGTCTCCAGATTTGGTGGACATCCACTTGAAGTCATAAACCAGAATAGACCCGCGCATCTTTGGAGGATGGCTGCACCTTCTGAAGACTTGGTGCTTTATCATCTGCACCAGCACCCTTCACAGGAGGAGGTTCCAGAGATCAAAATCCTAGATGTGCTATATGGAAGCGTTAAGCCTCGCGGAAAATTTGATGTCCTAGTGTGGAGGTCTCGCATACCGCCCTACTATAGCTATTCCAATACTTGCGAGATCCGAGAGCTAAAAGTTACAGGTGCCAAGAGGAAGCGTTCTAAGAAAAGCAGAGTGATGGTTTGTTAA